The genomic segment TACATTAAAAAACGATAACTATGCCCGGACCTGGTTAATCCGTATCTTAATCAACGAATGTTACAGCCTTGTGCGTAAATCCAGTAAATTTATCCCATTGGAAAATCTAGCTGACAGACAGGAGCCGGAAGCATCAACGGTATCCAAACAGATTTTGGCTTTTTGCACAACATCAAAATCAAAGAAAGAGCTTGCAGCATTTTGCGGCTTCAAAGATTTAAGAAACTTCATTTTGAATAAACAAAGGAGCAGGGCATTGGGTAGCATCCCCATTGTCCTGCTTCTTTGTTTATTCTGTATAGATGTTCCCATTCTCATCCGTCCAAGTGCCATCACCATTGTCTGTGTATCCGACCCCATCTGCGTCACAATAGTAATAATCTCCGTTTGTTGTTTCTTTTACAGTAACGGTACCGTTACTGCCCTGGAGTTCATGCTGTTCCAGTTGGTTTCCGGAATAATAATCTTCGTCATTCCAGGTACGATATGAATTGCCATTAGCATCTGCCCAGTTTCCATCTCCCTGATAACTGTATCGGCTCCCATAATCATCAGAATAGGTCCCATCTCCGTTATCGTAAAGAACTCTGGATTCTTCATCTCCTCCACCCGGTGCTACAATTGATGCTACACCGGAAGCAGTAGTGAATCCACTGGTATATGGTACGCCTGCTGGCAGATTCTCATAAGATGAAACAGACTCGTTGTTGTCAGAGGTAATTCCATCATCGGTCGTTTCACTTACCTGTCCGCTGTTTTCCATAGCAGGTTCATCGTTTGTTTCCGCATCTGCTTTTTCCTCTTCGTCTACAGAATCCTCTGTATCTGCATTCTCTGTCACCCCTCCTTCGCCCTGTGTTTCAGCATCTTTCTGCATAGTTACCATTTCAGAAAACGGTGCATAATCCGGTACATTATTTTTCTCTGAATCTGCATTTTTTTCAATACCAGACTTCTCCGTCTCTACTGAAACTGTATCTGTCCCGGCAGAAACATTAAATACCAGATTACCGCCTGCAAGCAGCAACGTCACAAGAATTCCCGGAAGAATTCCTCTGCGAAGCTTCCGAATGTTCACCATATACAGAATCCGATCTTTAAACACCATTTCGCTGTCATTAAGACTTGCTGACACATATGGAATCTGATTTTCCATGGCCACTGTCCTGAGAAGCAGCTGTCGATATAATTTATGTTCTTTTTTATTAACTCTGCGAACAACTGCTGTATCACACAGATTCTCAATATCCTTATCCGCTTCTTTCAGCATGATAAGAAGAAAGGGATTGAACCAGTATATCGATGCACAGATTCGAAGGAGCATCTTATACCAGAGATCCCGATGACAGTAATGTGTAAGTTCATGGTAAAAGATAAGTTTTCTTTCTTCTGCTGAATACCCGGTTGCTGGTAGATACAATTTTGTATGAAAAAGTCCCGCAAGAAGCGGTGTGGTAAGACCTGCGTTTTGCCTGAGCTCCGGTCTTCTGCGTACGTGCTTCTTTTGACATGCTGCACGGTACATCTGAATACCCACCGTATCACTTACCTGCAGACTCATCCGTTCCAGATTCCTTATAGAAAAATAATATGCCAGCAATTCTCCTGTCAGTTTAAGTACCGCTACACTCAGCCAGACAGCAACAAAAATCACAGCCACAATTCCCAGCCATTTATCTGATTCGTACCTGACAGTTCTCTTTTGTTCCGGGATTTCTGTCAGATTTTTCATGTCATTGCTCGCAGATGATACGGTTTCTGTTATCTTCTGACTTTCCTCTGGTCTGACTGCGTAATCCGTTATCTTCGGGTTTTGCGTATTCTGTTGACTGCTTCTAAGTACTTTGAAATCCACCAGTGCCAGATTCTCCGGAAGGCGCACCGGAACACAAAGGCTTATCGTAATCAACAGCCAGATAAAGTACTTCCATCTCGCTGATACACGTCCTGTGACATGCTCCCACCACTTAAATCTTACGATTTTGAAGTGGGGGCTTCCTGCTCGATTGCCCTTTAGGGCAAAGCTAAAACAGGCTATCCCCGCGTATCCTGCGGTTTTATTTTTTATTCGGATACGGATCTTTTTCTGTGCCGTCAGGCACATTCTTTATAAAGTCTTTTTCCTTCTTCCCGGATATTGACTGCCGCATTCACATCCCGGTCCATCCGGTTTCCACACTCACAGACATACTCTCTATCCGACAATGCCAGTTCCTTTTTCTTATGTCCGCATACACTGCAGATCTTGCTGGATGCAAAATAACGGTCTACTTTTATAAGATTCTTTCCACGCTCTTCCAATTTGTATCCCAGCATGGACAGGAACTGCCCGTACCCATTATCCTGCACGCCCTTTCCAAGATGCAGGCCTCCGGACATGCCCTTCAGGTTCAGATCTTCTACACATACCGCATCATATCTTTCTGCAAGCCCCCTGCTGAGTTTATGCTGGAAATCTTTTCTTTGGTTCTTTATCTTTTCATGGCACAGCGCTACTCTCTTCTTCTGTTTCTGATAATTCCTGCTTCCTTTTTCACAGTGGGAGAGTTTCCTCTGTTCCCTTACAAGTTTTTTCTCTGCTTTCCTGTAAAACATAGGATACCCGGCTCTTTCCCCTGTGGAAAATACACACATTCCCCGCATGGCAAAATCGATCCCAAGGAATTTTTCTGCCGGACTTTTTTCCACTGTTTGGCTCTCACAGTAGAACAAAAGACTTGCAAAATATTTTCCGGATGGCTCACGGCTCACAGTTACAGACTTCAGTTCCCAGTCTGACGGGATCTGCCGGTGGAATTTTATCTTTATGGCAGACATCTTTGGAAGCTTCAGATGGGTATCCTGCAAAAAGATATTCCCGTTTACTGCATTGGTCGTATAGGAATTTCCTGCACGTTTTTTTGATTTATAGCGTGGAAATCCGCAGGATGGTTCCCGGAAAAACTTCCGGAACGCACTTTCCAGATGCAGCTGCACATTCGCCAGGGCCAGGGAGTCCACCTCTTTCAGCCAGGGGTATTCCTTCTTATATCCGGCCGGTGTGTTCCTGAGCATCTTTTTTTCTTTCTGATAAT from the Blautia wexlerae DSM 19850 genome contains:
- a CDS encoding M56 family metallopeptidase is translated as MCLTAQKKIRIRIKNKTAGYAGIACFSFALKGNRAGSPHFKIVRFKWWEHVTGRVSARWKYFIWLLITISLCVPVRLPENLALVDFKVLRSSQQNTQNPKITDYAVRPEESQKITETVSSASNDMKNLTEIPEQKRTVRYESDKWLGIVAVIFVAVWLSVAVLKLTGELLAYYFSIRNLERMSLQVSDTVGIQMYRAACQKKHVRRRPELRQNAGLTTPLLAGLFHTKLYLPATGYSAEERKLIFYHELTHYCHRDLWYKMLLRICASIYWFNPFLLIMLKEADKDIENLCDTAVVRRVNKKEHKLYRQLLLRTVAMENQIPYVSASLNDSEMVFKDRILYMVNIRKLRRGILPGILVTLLLAGGNLVFNVSAGTDTVSVETEKSGIEKNADSEKNNVPDYAPFSEMVTMQKDAETQGEGGVTENADTEDSVDEEEKADAETNDEPAMENSGQVSETTDDGITSDNNESVSSYENLPAGVPYTSGFTTASGVASIVAPGGGDEESRVLYDNGDGTYSDDYGSRYSYQGDGNWADANGNSYRTWNDEDYYSGNQLEQHELQGSNGTVTVKETTNGDYYYCDADGVGYTDNGDGTWTDENGNIYTE
- a CDS encoding RNA-guided endonuclease TnpB family protein — protein: MNRAVKIRIYPNKEQRVQIEKTIGCSRFIYNQMLADKISYYQKEKKMLRNTPAGYKKEYPWLKEVDSLALANVQLHLESAFRKFFREPSCGFPRYKSKKRAGNSYTTNAVNGNIFLQDTHLKLPKMSAIKIKFHRQIPSDWELKSVTVSREPSGKYFASLLFYCESQTVEKSPAEKFLGIDFAMRGMCVFSTGERAGYPMFYRKAEKKLVREQRKLSHCEKGSRNYQKQKKRVALCHEKIKNQRKDFQHKLSRGLAERYDAVCVEDLNLKGMSGGLHLGKGVQDNGYGQFLSMLGYKLEERGKNLIKVDRYFASSKICSVCGHKKKELALSDREYVCECGNRMDRDVNAAVNIREEGKRLYKECA